The following is a genomic window from Plasmodium cynomolgi strain B DNA, scaffold: 0237, whole genome shotgun sequence.
TGTGACCCATCCCTGTTCTTTCCACATACATAGAGAAAAatgccatttgtttttaaagttaagttaattaaatgtaataatgatggcacgattttttttatcgtatatTAAATCACTCCCAATAATGTAGTCATATGTGaaatttgctcattttcaCGTGGGTACGTATTTTCATTGGTCCAAtctattttgcatatttttatttaactcTTCCATTCTGAATCTAGGTGTCCAAAGAGTTCTTCGTTTAATAGGGCATTATGGGAAATGTTACTTAGAGTAAATTGGTTGATATCGTTAATGACTACTTGGCTCGGTCCTTGAATAGTTCCGTTGCGAAAGGTGTTCGCATGTGTGAAAATCGAAATGCTGGATAGTTCATTCCCTGCACCGAGTTCTAACACCACTTGGTTACTAAAGAGGGTGCTATTCTAGAGGCACAAGTCGGAGATCCATTTGCTTATCATGAAGCAGCACATCCAAATATTAATCCCGGTGATGTCATTACGCAAATGGACCACTTCTCCTGATGTATTACTATCCTCAAATGAATTCACAAAATAGTTTAGCCCAATTTCTCTTATCTGTATAATGGCCTCTTCTTcgctttccccgtttttacttttgccttttcgttGATGAGAAACTCATGGGTGCACTcctgaattatttttgcgtccTCTAAATTTATCGTGAACGCTGTGTCGTTGTGGCTATTGGGTGCGCTGTCCCCACGGTTGGCTACATTTTTCATGTCACTCATTGCACTCCCATCCTGCGCGTCCAGAACACTCTACATGAGGTGGCTCAGAAGAagatgcaaaatattttcgtccTGGGCGTTGAAAGCCTCCGACAGAATGCTCTTGTcaaattcgtttttcttcagtaGGTCGATTTTGTTGACTTCCTTGTACAGGTAaatttgcttcccccacgaTTCTCCCTGACCGTTTAAAGTAGCACCTTCGACATCCTGCCTACTGTCACCATTGCCCAAGCTGCCATAATGATCGTCAGAGAAAATGCTCccgaaaaaattcatcgagttgattttatttttgacatgGGTACTTAGCTGCTATCCGTCCTTCAAGAGggacatttgcaaaaaatatttcctcatatgttcatacagtgcgttttttttctttccactgtGGTATATTCTTTGCTATATAGGAGGTAGTCGAAAAGTAGCGCTTCCTTTACAGCTTCACAATGCTTATTCTGTATGGCCCACATGAGGGGGCTATTTCTACTGGCATTCAGTTGGTTATGTCCAATTGCGCATTCGTATAGCAGAAAGCGAATCATGTCCTCATTGTTATTTGCGCATGCggcatgtgtacgtatgacATGGTGGTAAGGGGTGCAAACTTGCTAAAAAGTGGTGTGGCATCATGCGGAGGATgtgcttcttcatttctttagATCAGCGCGTGATGCGACATAATGGAAGCCGTATGAGAGGGccttaaaaatggcattgaAAGTCACAGCATGTCTCAGCTGCGCGTTGCACATAAACGAAATTATTGTTGCCACTCGGCCACTGCCTCAATTTGTTCGCC
Proteins encoded in this region:
- a CDS encoding hypothetical protein (putative) — protein: VLDAQDGSAMSDMKNVANRGDSAPNSHNDTAFTINLEDAKIIQECTHEFLINEKAKIREIGLNYFVNSFEDSNTSGEVVHLRNDITGINIWMCCFMISKWISD